The following are from one region of the Stigmatella ashevillena genome:
- a CDS encoding cytochrome c3 family protein gives MTPAGPPLRSPYLAWGVGVLVLAAAVGLALRATAAEVAIPVPLAPVGYVGSSSCQACHPEHSASWRRTFHRTMTQEATATSVLGDFEAASFTYAGITSRFLREGEHFVIETLDGQGRLRRQTVARTVGSRRVQQYLVREGDRYIRLPLAWNIEDRRWFHLTGGFLDPDGTDFNTHRALWDANCIFCHNVKARPGYDWNRARFDSQVAELGIACEACHGPGTEHAARNTQPLRRYFLHYSDKADPSIVNPSRLSALQQVQICGHCHGQRLPEPMARIRQFLSEGDPYTAGENLSLYTQPLQRDSHLAGVDVTLRFWRDGTPRLSAYEYQGLLMSKDFQRGGLTCQHCHSMHGGDPKGMITQAMRGPAACQGCHPDIVSRAAEHSRHPQGSSGTDCYACHMPKITYGIGTVHPTHHIQTPDPSRAWRHEMPEACTLCHTDRSARWAAQTLRQQQGLPASEELPADPDFELAESVRTLLSGDVVQRAVAAAALGDERSALVQPLARLWAVPFLLKALEDTYPSIRRLSWRSLESLVARAGPVSPSLAASAERLPRFDFQAPAEERNRVVQRWKQWWAATAPGDIPRPGPAVPLDAAMEPVESAVEQLLRRRAIQPPIQIGE, from the coding sequence ATGACGCCCGCAGGCCCCCCCCTCCGCAGCCCCTATCTCGCGTGGGGCGTGGGTGTGCTGGTGCTCGCCGCCGCCGTGGGCCTTGCGCTCCGGGCCACCGCCGCCGAAGTGGCGATTCCCGTGCCGCTGGCCCCCGTCGGCTACGTGGGTTCCTCGTCCTGCCAGGCCTGCCATCCCGAGCACTCCGCGAGTTGGCGGCGCACCTTTCACCGGACGATGACCCAAGAAGCCACGGCCACCTCGGTGCTCGGAGATTTCGAGGCAGCGAGCTTCACCTACGCGGGCATCACCTCCCGCTTCCTGCGCGAGGGGGAGCACTTCGTCATCGAGACGCTGGATGGCCAGGGCCGCCTGCGCCGGCAGACGGTGGCGCGCACCGTGGGCTCGCGGCGCGTGCAGCAGTACCTGGTCCGGGAGGGGGACCGTTACATCCGCCTGCCGCTCGCCTGGAACATCGAGGATCGGCGCTGGTTCCACCTCACCGGCGGGTTCCTGGATCCCGATGGGACGGACTTCAACACCCATCGGGCCCTCTGGGATGCCAACTGCATCTTCTGCCACAATGTCAAAGCCCGGCCCGGTTACGACTGGAACCGCGCCCGGTTCGACAGCCAGGTGGCGGAGCTGGGAATCGCCTGCGAGGCCTGCCATGGCCCGGGCACCGAGCACGCCGCCCGCAATACCCAGCCGCTGCGGCGCTACTTTCTGCACTACTCGGACAAGGCAGACCCCTCCATCGTCAATCCCTCTCGGCTGAGCGCCCTTCAGCAGGTGCAGATCTGTGGCCACTGCCACGGCCAGCGCCTCCCGGAGCCGATGGCGCGCATCCGCCAATTCCTCTCCGAGGGAGACCCCTACACAGCGGGCGAGAACCTCTCGTTGTATACTCAGCCACTCCAGCGAGACAGCCACCTGGCGGGCGTGGATGTGACCCTGCGCTTCTGGAGGGATGGGACGCCCCGCCTCAGCGCCTACGAATACCAGGGGCTGCTGATGTCCAAAGACTTCCAGCGCGGCGGGCTGACCTGCCAGCACTGCCACTCCATGCATGGGGGAGACCCCAAGGGGATGATCACCCAAGCCATGCGGGGGCCCGCGGCCTGCCAGGGCTGCCACCCCGACATCGTCTCCCGAGCGGCCGAGCACAGCCGGCACCCGCAGGGCTCCTCGGGAACCGACTGCTACGCCTGTCACATGCCCAAAATCACCTACGGCATTGGGACGGTGCACCCCACACACCACATCCAGACGCCGGACCCTTCACGCGCCTGGCGCCACGAGATGCCCGAGGCTTGCACGCTCTGCCACACCGACCGGAGCGCGCGCTGGGCCGCGCAGACCTTGCGCCAACAGCAGGGCTTGCCTGCCTCCGAAGAGCTGCCAGCGGATCCGGACTTCGAGCTCGCCGAGAGCGTGCGGACACTGCTCTCGGGCGATGTGGTGCAACGTGCCGTGGCGGCGGCGGCGCTGGGAGACGAGCGCAGCGCCCTGGTGCAGCCCCTGGCACGGCTGTGGGCCGTTCCCTTCCTTCTGAAGGCGCTCGAAGACACCTATCCCTCCATCCGCCGCCTCTCCTGGCGCTCGCTCGAGTCGCTCGTGGCCCGGGCCGGCCCGGTGAGCCCCTCGCTCGCGGCATCCGCCGAGCGCCTTCCCCGCTTCGACTTCCAGGCCCCCGCGGAAGAGCGCAACCGCGTGGTGCAGCGCTGGAAGCAATGGTGGGCGGCCACGGCCCCGGGTGATATTCCCCGGCCCGGCCCAGCGGTTCCCCTGGATGCCGCGATGGAGCCGGTCGAATCGGCCGTCGAGCAACTCCTGCGGCGGCGCGCCATCCAGCCGCCCATCCAGATCGGCGAGTGA
- a CDS encoding lysophospholipid acyltransferase family protein has product MFYAFIRGLVSLALRLFYRVKVQAPATEFEGPLIFVGNHPNSLIDPALVFILTRRPVTFLAKEPLFRIPVIGWILKGLNALPVYRKQDHPSLMTKNEGTLDAAREALLQGRAITLFPEGRSHSEPSLAELKTGAARIALGAARQGAPVRIIPVGFTYEEKDVFRSEAFVEVGTAIDVRSFLQGTGAEGEAQEKETVRLLTERISGELKAITVNLERWEDLPIIQMAERLYAFRHGEKVGSERLKHWARGLHLFQTEQPERIEQLRSALLSFHRRLALVQASPEDVALTYQPRGVLAFVVKNLAVVCLGLPLFLLGLVLFGVPYLIPRLAARRSELDVQGTVKFLMALVLALVWWPGLVAVFWGVGGWGWGVGALLGVPPLALFTLYFSERWSVLWHDITVFFSLGNRSRLKALLHADGEQLALELERLANEYRARLESPSASASGV; this is encoded by the coding sequence GTGTTCTACGCGTTCATCCGTGGTCTGGTGTCCCTGGCGCTGCGGCTGTTCTACCGGGTGAAGGTGCAGGCGCCGGCCACCGAGTTCGAGGGCCCGCTCATCTTCGTGGGAAACCACCCCAACAGCCTCATTGATCCGGCGCTCGTCTTCATCCTCACCCGCCGCCCCGTCACCTTTCTGGCCAAGGAGCCGCTCTTCCGGATTCCCGTCATCGGGTGGATTCTCAAGGGGCTGAACGCACTGCCCGTCTACCGCAAGCAGGACCATCCCTCGTTGATGACGAAGAATGAGGGGACGCTGGACGCGGCGCGGGAGGCCCTCCTCCAAGGGCGGGCCATCACCCTCTTTCCCGAGGGAAGGAGCCACTCGGAGCCCTCCCTGGCGGAGCTGAAGACCGGGGCGGCGCGGATTGCCCTGGGAGCGGCGCGCCAAGGGGCCCCGGTGCGCATCATCCCGGTGGGCTTCACCTATGAGGAGAAGGACGTCTTTCGCAGCGAGGCCTTCGTGGAGGTGGGGACGGCCATCGACGTGCGGTCCTTCCTTCAAGGCACAGGGGCAGAAGGAGAGGCGCAGGAGAAGGAGACGGTGCGCCTGCTGACCGAGCGCATCTCGGGAGAACTCAAGGCCATCACCGTCAACCTGGAGCGATGGGAGGATCTGCCCATCATCCAAATGGCGGAACGGCTCTACGCATTCCGCCACGGCGAGAAGGTGGGCTCCGAGCGCTTGAAACACTGGGCGCGAGGGCTGCATCTGTTCCAGACCGAGCAGCCCGAGCGCATCGAGCAGCTGCGCTCCGCCCTGCTGTCGTTTCACCGCCGGCTCGCGCTGGTTCAAGCGTCCCCAGAAGACGTGGCGCTCACGTACCAGCCGCGAGGGGTGCTCGCCTTCGTCGTGAAGAACCTCGCCGTGGTGTGCCTGGGGCTGCCGTTGTTCCTGCTCGGACTTGTCCTCTTCGGCGTGCCGTACCTGATCCCTCGTCTGGCGGCCCGCCGGAGCGAGCTGGATGTTCAGGGCACGGTGAAGTTCCTGATGGCGCTCGTCCTGGCCCTCGTGTGGTGGCCGGGTCTGGTCGCGGTGTTCTGGGGGGTGGGAGGGTGGGGCTGGGGGGTGGGCGCGCTGTTGGGGGTGCCGCCGCTGGCGCTCTTCACCCTCTACTTCTCCGAGCGGTGGAGCGTCTTGTGGCATGACATCACCGTGTTCTTCTCGCTCGGGAACCGGTCGCGGCTGAAGGCCCTGCTCCATGCGGATGGAGAACAGCTGGCCCTGGAGCTCGAGCGGTTGGCCAACGAGTACCGGGCTCGCCTGGAGTCTCCTTCGGCCTCGGCCTCGGGTGTCTAG
- a CDS encoding POTRA domain-containing protein, translating into MCLLAAQVVLAAPALPEEFPAAPNVVAVELVLPKGSDTQGLAGLVEVRRGQVLSPRAVRQSVEGLWNTGRFTDVVARTVDVPGGVRLVFHLTPVQQLARLVIEGNVVLSDEEIREASGLQEGTPLDPDALDAAKEAIVEAYRRKGYIQARVEDIEEPAPEGVVLVFTLEEGEPLRVGRVTFTGSPGLALPKLLETLGVELGMIFDQARLDTSLERLRKLLRERRHYRARVGAPIVSLEEGRATVAVPVSAGPRYSFHFHGNHHFPARLLTRVLAYDGSEPLDLGMTEQLARRVANFYRYRGYHDVRVTPREVRRPDQEEAVLAFDIEEGLLLTVREVRFQGNRALPSGVLREVLAERVRANEPVPDLELPLQDDPLRLDGRQEEGRGTIAPMPDPHTVFVEEAYLDAAEVLTEAYRERGFPDARVRFLRLELDEAGHTAVAEFEVVEGQERRVGELVLEGMPPEVKADDLALQPGDSLSEEAVERARRGLELTLARAGYLFARVEMEARPTEDDPRDMFVRLRVEPGPRVRVGRIILQGQSRTDERTVRAHLDVEVGQVMDLEKLAEGRRRLARLNIFRQVEVQLREPGRREEIKDVLVTIQERPRLDGEVSGGYFLVDGPRLTLDTAFPNVNGRGLNVLARGKINYVGLSADAISGRYPDDAEEDSALRGWEGLGGRGSVSLSYPRLNTWLSREVGARLDFIGERVHRPSYLSTRFAAAAGLDWAAARWLSVSLQYEVEHNRLRSRGGVLSELNRADQERLRFPYGVFSLHSLRPSATLDFRDDPTNPRRGLLISASTEFTKDLSVAPTDARGDPAPDFPIDGMKLAANVTVYAPLGRRASVALSARAGTIVPLSEGAQSIGSKLFYLGGSSSLRGFREDGVLPQDQRTAIRPQLQSCRSLINPAACPPELRALIDGQAPISPGGELFTLGKAELRLPVFSSLDLGVFFEAGNLWGDRANFELGALRYTSGVGLRYVTPVGPLAFDVGYNLDRDEDFNEPTTQFHFSIGVF; encoded by the coding sequence GTGTGCCTGCTCGCCGCCCAGGTGGTGCTGGCGGCCCCTGCGCTCCCCGAAGAGTTCCCTGCGGCCCCCAATGTGGTCGCGGTGGAGCTGGTGCTGCCCAAGGGCTCGGACACGCAGGGGCTGGCCGGTCTGGTGGAAGTCCGGCGAGGCCAGGTGCTCTCACCCCGGGCCGTGCGCCAGAGCGTGGAGGGGCTGTGGAACACCGGCCGCTTCACCGATGTGGTGGCCCGGACAGTGGACGTGCCCGGCGGCGTCCGGTTGGTGTTTCACCTCACGCCCGTCCAGCAGCTCGCGCGGCTGGTCATCGAGGGAAACGTCGTCCTAAGTGACGAGGAGATCCGGGAAGCCAGTGGCCTTCAGGAAGGCACTCCGTTGGATCCGGACGCGCTGGACGCGGCGAAGGAGGCCATTGTCGAGGCCTACCGCCGCAAGGGCTACATCCAAGCTCGGGTGGAGGACATCGAGGAGCCCGCGCCAGAGGGCGTCGTGCTGGTGTTCACGCTTGAGGAGGGCGAGCCCTTGCGGGTGGGACGGGTGACCTTCACGGGAAGCCCTGGTTTGGCGCTGCCCAAGCTGCTGGAGACCCTGGGCGTGGAGCTGGGCATGATCTTTGACCAGGCGCGGCTGGACACCAGCCTGGAGCGGCTGCGCAAGCTGCTGCGGGAGCGCCGCCACTACCGGGCGCGCGTGGGCGCCCCCATCGTCTCCCTGGAGGAAGGCCGGGCCACGGTGGCCGTGCCCGTCTCCGCGGGCCCTCGTTACAGCTTCCACTTCCATGGCAACCACCACTTTCCCGCCCGGTTGCTGACGCGGGTCCTGGCATATGACGGCTCGGAGCCGCTGGACCTGGGGATGACGGAGCAGCTCGCGCGCAGGGTGGCGAACTTCTACCGGTACCGGGGCTATCACGACGTGCGCGTCACGCCCCGCGAGGTGCGAAGGCCCGATCAAGAAGAGGCGGTGTTGGCCTTCGACATCGAAGAGGGGCTGCTGCTGACCGTGCGGGAGGTCCGCTTCCAGGGCAACCGGGCCCTGCCGAGCGGGGTGTTGCGCGAGGTGCTCGCCGAGCGGGTCCGCGCCAACGAGCCGGTCCCCGATCTGGAGCTGCCCCTGCAGGATGACCCTCTGCGGCTCGACGGACGGCAAGAGGAGGGCCGGGGAACCATTGCCCCGATGCCGGATCCACACACCGTCTTCGTGGAAGAGGCGTACCTGGACGCCGCGGAGGTGCTGACGGAGGCCTATCGCGAGCGCGGCTTTCCGGATGCGCGGGTGCGCTTTCTCCGCCTGGAGCTGGATGAGGCCGGGCACACGGCGGTGGCCGAGTTCGAGGTGGTGGAAGGGCAGGAGCGGCGGGTCGGAGAGTTGGTGCTCGAGGGGATGCCCCCGGAGGTCAAAGCCGATGACCTGGCGCTGCAACCGGGAGACTCCCTAAGCGAGGAGGCCGTCGAGCGGGCCCGGAGGGGACTGGAGCTGACGCTGGCGAGGGCGGGGTACCTGTTCGCGCGGGTCGAGATGGAGGCCCGCCCCACCGAGGACGACCCGAGGGACATGTTCGTGCGCTTGCGCGTGGAGCCTGGGCCCCGGGTTCGCGTGGGCCGCATCATCCTCCAGGGCCAATCCCGGACGGATGAGCGCACGGTCCGGGCACACCTCGATGTGGAGGTGGGGCAGGTGATGGACCTGGAGAAGCTGGCGGAGGGGCGTCGGCGGCTGGCGCGCCTCAACATCTTCCGGCAGGTGGAGGTACAGCTTCGCGAGCCGGGCCGCCGGGAGGAAATCAAGGACGTGCTGGTGACGATCCAGGAGCGGCCCCGCCTGGACGGTGAGGTGTCCGGTGGGTACTTCCTGGTGGATGGGCCTCGGCTCACCTTGGATACGGCCTTTCCGAACGTGAACGGGCGCGGGCTCAACGTGCTGGCACGCGGGAAGATCAACTACGTGGGCTTGAGCGCGGATGCGATCTCCGGGCGGTACCCGGATGATGCCGAGGAAGACAGCGCACTCCGGGGCTGGGAGGGGTTGGGCGGCCGGGGCAGCGTGTCCTTGTCCTATCCTCGCCTCAACACCTGGCTCTCACGCGAAGTGGGCGCGCGGCTGGATTTCATTGGAGAGCGCGTGCACCGGCCCTCCTATCTCTCCACGCGTTTCGCCGCCGCGGCGGGGCTCGACTGGGCGGCGGCGCGGTGGTTGAGCGTGTCCCTCCAGTACGAGGTGGAGCACAACCGGCTTCGTTCGCGTGGCGGCGTGTTGAGTGAGCTGAACCGGGCAGATCAGGAGCGGCTGCGCTTCCCGTACGGCGTGTTCTCGCTGCATTCGCTGCGTCCCTCCGCCACCTTGGACTTCCGGGACGATCCCACGAATCCCCGCAGGGGCCTGCTGATCTCCGCGAGCACGGAGTTCACCAAGGACTTGAGCGTCGCCCCCACCGACGCGCGGGGAGATCCAGCCCCGGACTTTCCCATCGATGGGATGAAGCTGGCCGCCAACGTGACGGTGTATGCGCCCCTGGGACGCCGGGCCAGCGTGGCCCTGTCGGCGCGGGCGGGCACCATCGTGCCCCTGTCGGAGGGCGCGCAGTCGATTGGCTCTAAGCTCTTCTATCTGGGAGGCTCCTCGAGCCTGCGCGGCTTCCGGGAGGATGGGGTGTTGCCCCAGGACCAGCGCACGGCCATCCGGCCGCAGCTCCAGTCCTGCCGGTCCCTCATCAACCCCGCAGCCTGTCCTCCCGAGCTGAGGGCGCTCATCGATGGGCAGGCGCCCATCAGCCCAGGCGGCGAGCTGTTCACGCTGGGCAAGGCCGAGCTGCGCTTGCCGGTCTTCAGCTCGCTCGATCTGGGCGTCTTCTTCGAGGCGGGCAACCTCTGGGGAGATCGGGCGAACTTCGAGCTGGGGGCCTTGCGGTACACCTCGGGGGTGGGGCTGCGGTACGTCACGCCGGTGGGGCCTCTGGCCTTCGATGTGGGCTACAACCTGGACCGGGACGAGGACTTCAACGAACCCACCACGCAGTTCCACTTCAGCATTGGTGTCTTCTGA
- a CDS encoding translocation/assembly module TamB domain-containing protein, whose amino-acid sequence MATQSRQGARKALLGILLLLLGAILVLRTSMAWDAACTLARRQLPELLGLDVGIGQCELDPLGQRVILRGLSLFTPGTETPLFAADMAEVRLGFIRPLSGKLTLELVRVQRPRVVLDLSRPSSTPREASDSCVLAPLERLRISRLALTGAQVRLALPGGRRVEVTDLDVEWKDRWGVAEFDVEAQRGKVVLGPEGGEVPLRRLVLSGSLDVDSELVEFNRAEVTLDEVSVSFSGRVESLCEPQLALDAQVFLPLSTLSRTGVLPRPASGHLWSRLTVTGAPAAPHVSMELSGSNLAYDRFGPSSLSARLLYSGDQIRVEELTVPVGNGRVEVRGLARLVPGFPVQLDVATYDASLGRILAQAGLKGSWVDFPATLTGRLTGSLLPRFQLAGDVDLRTGRFVMATHAFDAPEKKGLTLLAFEQGRVQTQVKILPDRVSFTDARLESGRSKMSADVTLFYDTARGLEVRGQGDLELSDYGAIAELAWAGRGTAGFSVVGPYNDVRLDANVSLRDFTFWGFGLGVLQGKVAYEDGVLSFPALSGQKGRTPYFGKAALTFGSSLHARAEVNVPQGRTEDLMDIIAGLHPNMALLQGTLAGAVSGRVEFDSPVDRFEGLVALDFKDTTYYGRRVGNGSTRLRFVDGKAMVLERTVLEGPLGRSWAEGTFTFAGGLDYRFGGENLSLAEMVGPELAEQMGMQGQLTLEGRVEGTSEVPVTVASLRSPRVTFADRDLGELFLESKLEGRDLEISGKPFQDASGSLLMKVKEPFPFEASVTLVLPEIRPLLPKGVMTQGVSGALSAYLSAQGNMRNLEAMQVSGTVDKLTLSQGPLSGQNEGPIVLSYAGGRLEVQSFAFRGPETELSATGWVGPRTLDLNMRGALDLRLLEALSPELERTAGKMAFQVQATGPLEKPSLAGDAEVTDARLSLRGRPVTLRSVSGRATFTDQWVLLKGFRGLLNEGAVTASGELVLKQLQLDKVSLVAELENVTYRVLDDLPVVTSGALQLTGTPDALLLAGDVDVLRLRYQKGLDLDSVLKNLGRRSVLPTSAEKPREFLSFDVRTHLKDVRVDNNLARARLMGDLRLTGTNVRPGLLGRVEAAEGSQMFFRNNQFSISEGQVEFRERYGIDMVFDVRAQTLVREYTVKVHAFGRPADPQVLFSSEPSLAEGDVLSLLTLGVTSTDKETAASASAGLAAEALFNASGLDRQMKRFLPSNSILKDLSFQISTTYNDATRQAEPTAQLESKILSDQLKIGMTQPVSGRGTRARAEYRFDNRLSAQAQWDNENNEAALGNLGLELKLSWEVE is encoded by the coding sequence TTGGCGACCCAGAGCCGTCAGGGCGCGCGCAAGGCGCTGCTGGGGATCCTCCTTCTGCTGCTGGGGGCGATCCTGGTGCTTCGCACGTCCATGGCCTGGGATGCGGCGTGCACGCTCGCGCGGCGGCAGTTGCCCGAGCTGCTCGGGTTGGATGTGGGCATTGGCCAGTGTGAGCTGGATCCGCTGGGGCAGCGGGTCATCTTGCGCGGCCTGTCGCTGTTCACGCCCGGCACCGAGACGCCGCTGTTCGCCGCGGACATGGCCGAGGTGCGTCTGGGCTTCATCCGCCCCTTGTCCGGCAAGCTGACCCTGGAACTGGTCCGCGTGCAGCGGCCGCGCGTGGTGTTGGATCTCTCCCGCCCGTCCTCCACTCCCCGGGAAGCGTCCGACTCGTGCGTCCTGGCCCCCCTGGAGCGGCTGCGCATTTCCCGGTTGGCGCTCACCGGGGCGCAGGTCCGGTTGGCGTTGCCCGGAGGACGGCGGGTGGAGGTGACGGACCTGGACGTGGAGTGGAAGGACCGCTGGGGCGTCGCCGAGTTCGATGTGGAGGCCCAGCGCGGCAAGGTGGTGCTGGGCCCAGAGGGGGGCGAGGTTCCGCTCCGGCGGCTGGTGCTCTCGGGCAGCCTGGATGTGGACTCGGAACTGGTGGAGTTCAACCGCGCGGAGGTGACCCTGGATGAGGTCAGCGTGAGCTTCTCGGGACGCGTGGAGTCGCTCTGCGAGCCCCAGCTCGCGTTGGACGCGCAGGTGTTCTTGCCGCTGAGCACGCTGTCGCGCACAGGCGTGTTGCCACGGCCCGCGTCGGGACACCTCTGGTCTCGGCTCACTGTGACTGGGGCGCCGGCAGCCCCCCACGTGAGCATGGAGCTCTCCGGAAGCAACCTCGCCTATGATCGCTTTGGACCGTCTTCTCTGTCGGCCCGGTTGCTCTATTCGGGCGATCAGATCCGGGTGGAGGAGCTGACGGTTCCCGTGGGCAACGGACGGGTCGAGGTGCGGGGCCTGGCGCGTCTCGTCCCAGGGTTCCCCGTGCAACTGGACGTGGCGACATACGACGCTTCCCTGGGTCGCATCCTGGCGCAAGCGGGGCTCAAGGGCTCCTGGGTGGATTTCCCGGCGACGCTGACGGGACGGCTGACAGGCTCCCTGCTGCCGCGGTTTCAGCTCGCCGGGGACGTGGACTTGCGCACGGGGCGCTTCGTGATGGCCACGCACGCCTTCGACGCTCCGGAGAAGAAGGGGCTCACGCTGTTGGCGTTCGAGCAGGGACGTGTGCAGACCCAGGTGAAGATCCTCCCGGATCGCGTGTCTTTCACCGATGCCCGGTTGGAGTCAGGCCGTTCCAAGATGAGCGCGGACGTCACGCTCTTCTACGACACCGCCCGGGGCCTGGAGGTGCGCGGCCAGGGGGACCTGGAGCTGTCGGACTACGGTGCCATCGCCGAGCTGGCGTGGGCTGGGAGAGGCACCGCGGGCTTCTCGGTGGTGGGGCCGTACAACGATGTGCGGTTGGATGCGAACGTCTCCCTGCGAGACTTCACCTTCTGGGGGTTCGGGCTGGGCGTCCTGCAGGGAAAGGTGGCGTACGAGGACGGGGTCCTGAGCTTCCCGGCGCTGTCGGGGCAGAAAGGACGGACCCCGTATTTCGGCAAGGCGGCGCTGACCTTTGGTTCCTCGCTGCATGCCCGGGCCGAGGTGAACGTGCCTCAGGGGCGGACCGAGGACCTGATGGACATCATCGCGGGCCTGCACCCGAACATGGCCCTCTTGCAGGGGACGCTCGCGGGCGCGGTGTCGGGACGGGTCGAGTTCGACAGTCCCGTGGATCGCTTCGAGGGGCTGGTGGCACTCGATTTCAAGGACACCACGTACTACGGGCGCCGCGTGGGAAATGGCTCCACCCGGCTGCGCTTCGTGGACGGCAAGGCGATGGTGCTGGAGCGCACCGTGCTGGAGGGTCCGCTCGGGCGGAGCTGGGCAGAGGGCACCTTCACCTTCGCGGGAGGATTGGACTACCGCTTCGGGGGCGAGAACCTCTCGTTGGCGGAGATGGTGGGGCCGGAGCTGGCGGAGCAGATGGGCATGCAGGGACAGCTCACGCTCGAAGGCCGTGTGGAGGGCACGTCCGAGGTGCCGGTGACCGTGGCGTCCCTGCGCAGTCCTCGTGTGACGTTCGCGGACCGGGATCTCGGTGAGCTGTTCCTGGAGAGCAAGCTGGAGGGCCGGGACCTGGAGATCTCCGGCAAGCCCTTCCAGGACGCGAGTGGCTCGCTGTTGATGAAGGTCAAGGAGCCATTCCCCTTCGAAGCCTCCGTGACGTTGGTGCTGCCGGAGATCCGTCCGCTGCTGCCGAAGGGGGTGATGACCCAAGGGGTGTCTGGCGCGCTCTCGGCGTACCTCAGCGCGCAGGGCAACATGCGCAACCTGGAGGCCATGCAGGTGAGCGGCACGGTGGACAAGCTCACCCTCTCGCAGGGTCCTCTCAGCGGACAGAATGAAGGGCCCATCGTGTTGAGCTACGCGGGTGGGAGGCTGGAGGTGCAGTCCTTTGCCTTCCGGGGGCCGGAGACGGAGCTGTCCGCCACGGGGTGGGTGGGCCCTCGCACCCTGGACCTCAACATGAGGGGCGCGCTGGATTTGCGGCTGCTCGAGGCGTTGAGCCCCGAACTGGAGCGCACCGCAGGCAAGATGGCCTTTCAGGTTCAGGCCACAGGCCCTCTGGAGAAGCCCTCCCTGGCGGGCGACGCGGAGGTCACCGATGCGCGGCTCTCCCTGCGGGGACGCCCGGTCACGCTCCGCAGCGTGTCGGGCCGGGCCACCTTCACGGACCAGTGGGTGCTGTTGAAGGGCTTCCGGGGCCTGCTCAACGAAGGGGCCGTCACCGCCAGCGGAGAGCTCGTGCTCAAGCAGCTCCAGCTCGACAAGGTGTCGCTGGTGGCCGAGCTGGAGAACGTGACTTACCGTGTCCTGGACGATTTGCCGGTGGTGACCTCGGGCGCGCTCCAGCTGACCGGCACGCCGGACGCGTTGCTGCTCGCCGGAGACGTCGATGTCCTCCGGCTGCGCTACCAGAAGGGGCTGGACCTGGACAGCGTCCTCAAGAACCTGGGCCGGCGCAGCGTGCTGCCCACTTCGGCGGAGAAGCCCCGGGAGTTCCTCTCCTTCGATGTGCGCACGCACCTCAAGGATGTGCGGGTGGACAACAACCTGGCGCGTGCCCGGCTGATGGGGGATTTGCGGTTGACGGGCACCAACGTGCGGCCGGGGCTGCTGGGCCGGGTGGAGGCCGCGGAAGGCAGCCAGATGTTCTTCCGCAACAACCAGTTCTCCATCAGCGAGGGCCAGGTCGAGTTTCGGGAGCGCTATGGCATCGACATGGTCTTCGACGTCCGTGCCCAGACGCTGGTGCGCGAGTACACCGTCAAGGTGCACGCCTTCGGTCGGCCCGCGGACCCCCAGGTGCTCTTCTCCTCCGAGCCCTCCTTGGCCGAAGGGGATGTCCTCTCGCTCCTCACCCTGGGCGTGACCAGCACGGACAAGGAGACCGCGGCCTCGGCCAGCGCGGGGCTTGCCGCGGAGGCCCTCTTCAATGCCTCGGGGCTGGATCGGCAGATGAAGCGATTCCTGCCAAGCAACTCCATTTTGAAGGATTTGTCCTTCCAGATCTCCACCACCTACAACGACGCGACCCGGCAGGCGGAGCCGACCGCACAACTGGAGTCGAAGATCCTCAGTGACCAGCTTAAGATCGGTATGACACAACCTGTCAGCGGGCGCGGGACGCGTGCCCGTGCCGAGTATCGCTTCGACAACCGCCTCTCCGCGCAGGCTCAGTGGGACAACGAGAACAACGAAGCGGCGCTGGGCAACCTTGGCCTCGAGCTCAAATTGAGCTGGGAGGTCGAGTAG
- a CDS encoding ExeA family protein, which produces MTTYLDFFELTTEPFSNAPVSRFYYNSVQHSQALTRLMHAVSYMKGLSILVGDIGAGKTTLARRMLDSLPEAEYEAALLVIIHSGITANWLLRRIALQLGVENPAQEKLALLSQLYQRLLQIYESGKKAVVLIDEAQMLETRELMEEFRGLLNLEVPERKLISFVFFGLPEIEKNLKLDPPLAQRVAFRYKLEPFTAESTEAYIKHRLRLAGCPRLPFTPEGLLAVHQASGGTPRVINTLCDNALFEAFLSRQESISEDLIRKVADNLGLQGSVIPGEAAAKPAAAVMPTSRASGSKVDLAEIDRYLEGLGKL; this is translated from the coding sequence ATGACGACCTACCTCGACTTCTTTGAGCTCACGACGGAGCCGTTCTCCAACGCGCCGGTGAGCCGGTTCTATTACAACTCCGTCCAGCACTCGCAGGCCCTCACCCGGTTGATGCACGCCGTCAGCTACATGAAGGGCCTGTCCATCCTTGTCGGTGACATCGGCGCGGGAAAGACGACGCTGGCCCGGAGGATGCTCGATTCGCTTCCGGAGGCCGAGTACGAGGCGGCGCTCCTCGTCATCATCCACTCGGGCATCACCGCCAACTGGCTGTTGCGCCGCATTGCCCTCCAGCTTGGCGTGGAGAATCCCGCCCAGGAGAAGCTGGCGCTCCTGTCCCAGCTCTACCAGCGGCTCCTTCAAATCTACGAGTCTGGCAAGAAGGCTGTCGTCCTCATCGACGAGGCGCAGATGCTGGAGACCCGGGAGTTGATGGAGGAGTTCCGGGGACTGCTGAACCTGGAAGTTCCCGAGCGCAAGCTCATCTCCTTCGTCTTCTTCGGGCTGCCGGAGATCGAAAAGAACCTCAAGCTGGATCCGCCTCTCGCCCAGCGGGTGGCGTTCCGTTACAAGCTGGAGCCGTTTACCGCCGAGTCCACCGAGGCGTACATCAAGCACCGCCTGCGGCTCGCGGGCTGCCCCCGGTTGCCGTTTACACCGGAGGGCCTGCTGGCGGTCCATCAGGCCTCGGGGGGAACCCCCCGTGTCATCAACACCTTGTGCGACAACGCCCTCTTCGAGGCGTTCCTGTCGCGCCAGGAGTCCATCTCCGAGGATCTGATTCGCAAGGTGGCGGACAATCTGGGCCTCCAGGGCTCGGTCATTCCGGGAGAGGCTGCCGCGAAGCCCGCTGCCGCGGTGATGCCCACCAGCCGGGCAAGCGGCTCCAAGGTGGATCTCGCGGAGATCGACCGTTACCTCGAGGGGCTCGGTAAGCTGTAG